In Mytilus edulis chromosome 6, xbMytEdul2.2, whole genome shotgun sequence, the following proteins share a genomic window:
- the LOC139526419 gene encoding uncharacterized protein: MRLKIDDWEKESTNFIRTRAYEEVLKQIDLHSCVVVTGSSGSGKSSIVRRVSVSLCKEKSYEMILISEPNELKKNYYPRRKTVFVLEDLCGKFTADVGKIRSWYSKATDVMEQINKDDACKILFSCRLQVYNDTKFSLLQSFKLYECNIISENICLNKDEKKKIFKSYLGSETITECILSRTIENFPLICKQFSFKKTDHDIEKYFQTPYDAYETELKYLKTHAEKKFCGLCLCIIFNNQLKEEYFITLLPKFKQTVADTCENIGIATFIPAASIREELDNVDKTYVNKHNGIYEICHDNLFDFMACYMGNLFPKCFIDHADSGFLRERFLWKGAIESDKRILENIVYFESCLLPFYIGRMILDWEEGKVLDVFYNINMTSESFRKMFLERLEGIGENKASTLAKIKNWAIDDFASGDTPLIVSALHGYVDLMKWLIDNQADVDEQREDGASALCMACEESHVKAVKILIENKADANLCKKEGSSPLDIACFFGIDGDTNIISELLQGKANVNYQNETKKNMTPLFMAVQRNFYDAASLLLEHGADHRICLSNGMSVLLVACQKNYIEIVRLLLEKKADPNIEKNDGNTPLFSASAMGFKDITELLLAEGADINKCLPSKEEITKDLEESPKALRRIKQSWVKIARSFGSRKTYDYIKRKGKNNITDYLFDVVAGSSPLHIACFMGHFEIIFSFLTNDQLLVDPRKQNGITPLYYACEIGHLKIIQVLLDNKADPNSCKDNQFTPLQIAKINKHDDVLSLLASQTSKLL, encoded by the coding sequence ATGAGACTAAAAATTGATGATTGGGAAAAAGAGTCAACAAACTTTATTCGTACAAGAGCTTATGAGGAAGTGCTCAAACAAATTGATTTGCACAGCTGCGTTGTGGTAACTGGTAGCAGTGGATCAGGTAAAAGCTCGATTGTACGACGAGTCTCTGTATCGTTGTGCAAGGAAAAAAGTTACGAAATGATTTTGATATCAGAACCCAATGAGCTGAAGAAAAATTACTACCCAAGACGAAAAACAGTGTTTGTTTTGGAAGATCTTTGTGGGAAATTTACTGCTGATGTTGGAAAAATACGTAGTTGGTACTCAAAGGCTACTGATGTCATGGAACAGATAAATAAAGATGACGcatgcaaaattttgttttcgtGCCGATTGCAGGTGTATAATGATACAAAATTTTCGTTACTTCaatcatttaaattatatgaGTGTAATATAATCTCTGAAAACATATGTCTCAACAAAGatgagaaaaagaaaatattcaaatcTTATTTAGGCTCAGAAACTATTACAGAATGTATACTTTCGAGAACAATTGAGAATTTTCCTCttatttgtaaacaattttcCTTCAAAAAGACAGATCATGATATTGAAAAATACTTCCAAACCCCGTATGACGCTTATGAAACAGAattaaaatatctaaaaacaCACGCGGAAAAAAAATTCTGCGGATTGTGTCTTTGTATCATTTTTAACAATCAACTTAAAGAAGAATATTTTATAACCCTTCTACCGAAGTTTAAACAAACTGTTGCGGACACATGTGAAAATATCGGGATTGCCACTTTCATACCAGCAGCGAGTATTCGTGAAGAACTAGATAATGTTGACAAAACATACGTTAATAAACACAATGGAATATATGAGATATGTCATGACAATCTCTTTGATTTTATGGCCTGTTACATGGGAAATTTGTTCCCCAAATGTTTTATCGATCATGCAGACAGTGGTTTTCTTCGAGAACGATTTCTGTGGAAAGGGGCTATTGAGTCGGACAAACGTATATTAGAGAATATAGTATACTTTGAAAGTTGCTTACTGCCATTTTATATTGGAAGAATGATATTAGATTGGGAAGAAGGAAAGGTTTTAGAtgtgttttataatataaatatgacaTCTGAATCATTTAGAAAAATGTTTTTGGAACGTCTGGAAGGGATTGGCGAAAACAAAGCATCAACtctggcaaaaataaaaaattgggcTATTGATGACTTTGCATCTGGTGATACACCATTAATTGTTTCCGCTTTACATGGTTATGTCGATCTGATGAAGTGGCTTATTGATAATCAAGCAGATGTAGATGAGCAACGAGAAGATGGAGCTTCAGCTTTATGTATGGCATGTGAGGAAAGTCATGTCAAGGCTGTAAAGATCTTAATAGAAAACAAAGCGGATGctaatttgtgtaaaaaagaAGGTTCTTCGCCATTAGACATTGCTTGTTTCTTCGGAATCGATGGAGATACCAATATTATTAGCGAGTTACTTCAAGGAAAAGCAAATGTAAATTACCAAAACGAAACGAAAAAAAACATGACTCCTCTATTTATGGCAGTGCAAAGAAACTTTTACGACGCTGCTTCGTTATTATTAGAGCATGGGGCAGATCATAGAATTTGTCTTAGTAATGGCATGTCTGTCCTTTTAGTTGCATGCCAGAAAAACTATATCGAAATAGTGCGATTGCTTCTAGAAAAGAAAGCAGACCCAAATATTGAAAAGAATGATGGTAATACGCCGTTATTTTCAGCATCCGCTATGGGATTTAAAGATATCACTGAACTGCTGTTAGCAGAAGGCGCCGATATAAATAAGTGCCTACCCAGCAAAGAAGAGATAACGAAAGACCTAGAAGAATCACCAAAAGCATTGCGGAGAATCAAACAATCATGGGTGAAAATTGCGAGGTCGTTTGGATCACGAAAAACTTATGACTATATCAAAAGAAAaggaaagaacaatataacagaTTACCTTTTTGACGTCGTTGCTGGTTCGTCGCCGCTTCACATAGCTTGTTTTATGGGtcattttgaaatcattttttcttttttaaccaacGATCAACTATTAGTAGACCCTAGAAAGCAAAATGGTATAACGCCGCTCTATTATGCGTGTGAAATTGGTCACCTTAAAATCATTCAGGTTTTGCTGGATAATAAAGCTGACCCTAATAGTTGTAAAGACAATCAATTTACACCATTGCAAATTGCAAAAATTAATAAACATGATGATGTGTTGTCCCTTCTGGCATCTCAAACATCGAAGCTGCTCTAA